The DNA segment CAGCGCGCTATGACAGCCTCCTCGTTGTGGGCGGCGATGACGACGGCGCCGAGGGGCGCTTTCACCTCGAAGAACCGGGCAGCGCGCGACGAGCTCGCGGCGAGAGCAGCGCCGTGAGGCTGGCGCGCGCTGCTGGCCGACCCAGCCTCAGAAGGTTGTGCAGAACCGCGACGCCGAAGAATGCGGCTGTGGCAATTGGCCCATGCCATTTACGAAAGTAGCGCACCTTGTTTACGGCCAACAGCGCCTCGAGCTGGTGCGAAGTGCCCGACCCCGCACCGCGGTGGCGCACGACCGCAGACGGAGTGAAGAGGATTCGCCCCCCCGACCCCCGGATTCGACGACCGTAGTCGGTCTCCTCGGAATAGAGAAAGAAGCGGGTGTGGTCCCACTCACCGACGAGCTCGATCGTGCTGGTCCGCACGAGGAGTGCGGCTCCCGTGGCCCAGTCGACCGGCGCCGGCGAGGCGTACTCGTCGCGGTCCCGAATCATCTCGGCCAGCCAGTGCGGGCGGCGTGGCCAGCGATCACCGAAGACCGCCTCACCAGCCGATCTCAGCACAGTGGGTTCCCGTCGAAGCGAGGGCTGTGGGGCTCCGGATTCATCGAGAACAAGAGGAACGGCCGCAACTACACCGGCGGTGTCACATGCGCTGACGAGAGCGGATGCCGCTGCTGGTTCGAGCAGGAGATCGGGGTTCAGGAAGAGGGTGAACCGCGATGACTCGGCGTGGGCCATGCCGTGATTGAGGCCACCCGAGTAGCCAAGGTTCGCTCCGGCGTCGATCACCGTGACATGGTCGTAACCAGAGAGCCGCTGGCGAAGGTCGTCGTCACCATAGTTGTCGACGACGATAGCGCGCCAACTCAGCGCACTCATCGCCGGCGGAATCGACTCAATGAGCCCCGGCAGGTCACCAGCGCTCTTATAAGCCACGACGATGACGAGACAGTCGATCATCTGCTCACATTAGCGCGGCACACTCGTGAAACGCGAAGCGGCACCAGGATGTGTGTCCTGGTGCCGCTTGTTGTCGCCCGACTTCGGCGCGTGGAGAGCGGTTAGCCGCGTCCCGGGGTGGCGACGAGTGCGCCGGTGCTCTGCAGCACATTCCCCGTCCACGCGTTTCCGTTGCCCGATTCATACGCGATCGCGGGGCCGTAGCCGCCGCACTTCGAGGAGTACTTGTTCCCGAAGGTGTTGTCGATGAATTTCGTGTTGCTGGCACCATACGAGCCGCCCAGGCCCGCGTACACGCAGTACCCGCCACCATCGAACAGGTTCCCCTGAACGAGCACGTTGTTGAACGCTTCCATCTGGCTGTACATGGCCAGCGATGCCGATACGTTCGGCGCGTCGCCGGCATCGAGACGGTTGTTCAGAATCTGGAAGTTGCTGCCACCCAAGCTGATGATCGCCTCGTTGTGGCTCCCGCCGTTGGCCGGATCCCCATGCACGACGATGTCGTGCACCCACGAGTTCTTCACCACCACATCCTCCGACAGGGCGAATCCCTTGCCCCAGCCGCGCACGTTGCACCCATCGCAGGTGAACCCGGTATAGCCCACCGCCGCGAAACCACCATCGGCAGCACTGTTGTACGGCCCAATAATCTCCACCCGCTGAATCATGGTGCGCGGATTCTTATTCGCATCACCCGTGTCGATACGACCCGTGACCCGAGAATTCTTGATCGTGACATCCGACGCGCTGATCGTCAGCGCACCCTTGATGTCATACCCATCAATCACGGTGCCCGCCTTCGTGATGTTGAACGGCCCCGAATACGGCTTCAACGCCACCCCAGCAGGAACACCGGTATTCGACGCATCCGGCCACCCCGACGACACCGGAGCAGGAGCAGGAGCAGGAGCAGCCTTGACGGGCGCAGCCGCCGGCGCAGGCGCCGGTGCGGGAGCCGGAGCCGGAGCCGGAGCAGGAGTAGGTACGGTCGCCTCCACGCTCACGCTATTCTCGTCCCCGTGGTTCGACGACCACCATTCCCCACCGCTCCAGTTCGTTTCAGCGGCGACCTGCGAGGTGGCGCTGGTGTCCTCTTGCGGGTGCGCCGCAGCTCCCAACGCTCCGATTCCGCTGACCGAGAGCGCGGCCGCGCTGCCCAACGCCACGACGGAGAGCCGCAGTGAGCGATGCGCTCCGCGGTGTTGCACCCCGAAATTCGAGTTTCTTTCCGAACTGTAGACATCACGCATTAACAACGACCTTTGATCCATTTGCAGGCCGCTTTTCACCACAACCCGCCACTCATGCCCCCCTTTTGAGTGGCATGCCCCCTATGACTCGTCGACTATAACGAAGGATCTCAGGCCGTCAAACTCGCTGACGATTCGTCGCGATGCACAGTCGTTATGTAAAGCCCTTGATTTGCGAATGAACTGATGTATCTGATCGATAGATGGCGGTATGCTTCGCGATCAGCCGCGTCCCGGGGTGGCGACGAGTGCGCCGGTGCTCTGCAGCACATTCCCCGTCCACGCGTTTCCGTTGCCCGATTCATACGCGACAGCGGGGCCGTAGCCGCCGCACTTCGAGGAGTACTTGTTCCCGAAGGTGTTGTCGATGAATTTCGTGTTGCTGGCACCATACGAGCCGCCCAGGCCCGCGTACACGCAGTACCCGCCACCATCGAACAGGTTCCCCTGAACGAGCACGTTGTTGAACGCTTCCATCTGGCTGTACATGGCCAGCGATGCCGATACGTTCGGCGCGTCGCCGGCATCGAGACGGTTGTTCAGAATCTGGAAGTTGCTGCCACCCAAGCTGATGATCGCCTCGTTGTGGCTCCCGCCGTTGGCCGGATCCCCATGCACGACGATGTCGTGCACCCACGAGTTCTTCACCACCACATCCTCCGACAGGGCGAATCCCTTGCCCCAGCCGCGCACGTTGCACCCATCGCAGGTGAACCCGGTATAGCCCACCGCCGCGAAACCACCATCGGCAGCACTGTTGTACGGCCCAATAATCTCCACCCGCTGAATCATGGTGCGCGGATTCTTATTCGCATCACCCGTGTCGATACGACCCGTGACCCGAGAATTCTTGATCGTGACATCCGACGCGCTGATCGTCAGCGCACCCTTGATGTCATACCCATCAATCACGGTGCCCGCCTTCGTGATGTTGAACGGCCCCGAATACGGCTTCAACGCCACCCCAGCAGGAACACCGGTATTCGACGCATCCGGCCACCCCGACGACACCGGAGCAGGAGCAGGAGCAGGCGCCGGCACCCGACCACACGGGGTCAGCGTGGCGACCCCGTTGCCGAGAGCGCCCGCGCCACCTAGCAGGACGACATTTCGCACCCCGAGCAGGGTGAACTGGGCCAGAACGGCGACGGGAACGCACGTCGGCGGGACGATGAAGAGGGGAGCCGAATTCCGGCCAGCAAGTACAGAACCTGCGAGAGCGTCCGGGTAGTTGTACGCGGTCGCGAGGTAGGCGGTCGCGCTCTGGCTGTAGGCATCCTTATTGATCGATAGCGACGTGGCGAACCGGTCCGCTCCGTGGAATCGTTCCACTGTGATTCCGGTCGATGCGAGTGAGGTGGCGATACCCGAAGCCACCGCTGCTGTACTGCCCGCAATCTTCACACCGTCGACGTCGAGGTCGTGAAGCAGGCCCTTTGTGGCCGTGCTCACCGAGTTTGCGCTGCCATCGACAAGAAGCACAGGAACGCCGTTCGACCCCGCGGGCGACCCGGAGGTGAGCGCGTCGGGGAAGTTCGCTCCAGCCGAGATGTACGCACCCCTGGTTCCTTCGGCGCCAAAGGCGTAGTGGGCGATAGCCCGCGATGACGCGTACCGATCGGTACCGGAAATCCTCATGGTCGGTGCGAGGCGATTCAGCGCCGCGAACACGACCTGCGACACCGCAGCCGGCCCTCCGACCACGACAATCTTCCGTGGCGCGAGGCGCCTGATCTCGGCGATGACGCTGCTCGGCAGCGCCGACGGCCGCGTCAGTAGTAGCGGGGCGTCCTGCACAATCGCGGCCGGAGCGGCACTCAACGCGTCTGGGTAGTTGTCCCCACTCGAGACGTAGACGGTGCCTGCACCCCAGGGGAACGCCTTTCGGGAAATCGCGTTCGCCACGGCGTAACGATCGAGCCCGCCGATCCGGGATACCGTGATCCCGGCCGGGACCGACATAGCCGTACTTGTTTTCGTCTCTGAGGCAACCGCCACGCCAGCAGGCGCGCTTACCACGACCCCGGCAACCAGCAAGAGAGCCGCCAACGAGGCAAGCGACGAACGAAACACAGAAACCAACATGGAAATCCCCCCGGATCCAGAACCACCCCAACATGGCGAGGCTAGCAACCCGATACAGGTGGCAACAGGGGGGCCCTGTGACCACTTCGGGGCGTCAGTGGCTAGCGGCGGGCGAACAAGGGACTACTCGCTCCGCGGAGGGGGAACCTTGCGACCTGAACTCTGCAGCACATTCCCCGTCCACGCGTTTCCGTTGCCCGATTCATACGCGACAGCGGGGCCGTAGCCGCCGCACTTCGAGGAGTACTTGTTCCCGAAGGTGTTGTCGATGAATTTCGTGTTGCTGGCACCATACGAGCCGCCCAGGCCCGCGTACACGCAGTACCCGCCACCATCGAACAGGTTCCCCTGAACGAGCACGTTGTTGAACGCTTCCATCTGGCTGTACATGGCCAGCGATGCCGATACGTTCGGCGCGTCGCCGGCATCGAGACGGTTGTTCAGAATCTGGAAGTTGCTGCCACCCAAGCTGATGATCGCCTCGTTGTGGCTCCCGCCGTTGGCCGGATCCCCATGCACGACGATGTCGTGCACCCACGAGTTCTTCACCACCACATCCTCCGACAGGGCGAATCCCTTGCCCCAGCCGCGCACGTTGCACCCATCGCAGGTGAACCCGGTATAGCCCACCGCCGCGAAACCACCATCGGCAGCACTGTTGTACGGCCCAATAATCTCCACCCGCTGAATCATGGTGCGCGGATTCTTATTCGCATCACCCGTGTCGATACGACCCGTGACCCGAGAATTCTTGATCGTGACATCCGACGCATCGATGATGAGCGTCCCGTTGATGTCATACCCATCGATGACGGTGCCCGCGGTGGTGACCGTGAACGGTCCGTCGTACGGCTTTAGCACGGTGCTCGCTGGCACGCCCGTGTTCGACTCATCCGGCCACACCTGAGGGGGAATCGGCTCGTTTGGCTCGGTCGGCTCGGTCGGCTCGGTCGGCTCGGCCGACTCAGCCTGGCGTTGGCCCCCGTCTCCACCCTCCGGGGAGCGATAGGCAGCGTTCCAGACGCTGATTCCGACCACGACGACGGCGAGCACCACTGCTCCCGCAATCCACCACCGCACCGCACGAGTGGTGAATCGCCGGACAGCGGGGCGATTCGGTTGCATTCCCGGGCTGGTCACCGGTCACCCCTCGCGAACAACGGCTGGAGACATCGCACGTTCGATGAAGACAACAGGATCGCTGGACCCGTCCGCCGCGACCGCCCAGATGTCGTTGTCACCGACCGCGTCAATGCGGGGAAGGCCGTAAAGCACCGTGCCGTCGTCGAGCCATTCCGCCTGGTCATCGATGCTCTGCTCGCCAGGGAGCACGACCTCGACACCGGTCGCGAGGTCGAGAACGGCGATTGCCCACCGGGCATCCGCGCCAGGATCGAGATCTTTCTTGTATGCGAGACGACTCCCGTCCGGTGAGAGAGAGGGGCACTCCGCACCCTGCTTGATCGCAACGAGCGTGCGTGCGGCGAGATCCCCCTCGACGAGCCATGTCTGTCCTCCCGATGCCGCCGTCGCGAAGAACGTGTTGTCGTCGGCTGCGAAGGTGACGCCCCACATGTTGCGGTCGGGGCTCGTCACGCGGCGCCCGTCGACCGTGAACTCGAATTCCTGGATGTTGGCGCTGGTCCCCGCGACGGTGTCTGTCACGACGGTTTCGGTTGAGAAACCGACCGCCACATAGCTGTGGCCGGTGACGAACGCAGTGGTTGCGACCAGGCGAGAGCTCTCGGAAAGCCGCGTGCGGCTCGGGATGCCCGGGAGCGGCCAGCTGCTCTCCTGAGTGCCATCGGCACCGTACACCGTTGCCTCGAAGGTGGTAACGACGCCCCGCACCGTTCTCAGGCAGACCGTTCGCTCCGGCGTCGCGTCGACCCTGTCGCACTCGAGATCGGAAACGGCGCGGGGCGCCCCAGGGTCATCCAGTGGAACAGCGGCCACACGGCCGTAGTCGTCCCCGACCGCCGTGTTTCGAAAAATCACGCGGGGGCCGCTGAGGGAGGGGCCGGTCGCGACGTCGACGGAGCTCGGTGCCGCCTGGAGTGACTGGTACCGTCGCCACTCGCCCACCCCGTAGACCGTGGCGGCGGTCATGACCAGGGCTGCGATGGCGGAGAGCAGCCACCACCGGGACCGGCCCGTCACGCGTCGGCCCGCACTCGCGCTGGCCGGCGCAGCAGCAACGCCACGACGGGGATGACGATCGCAAGGGCCACGGCCACCCCGATGACGGCGGCCTGGCTGCCGTACAGGAACCAGAGCAGCCCGAACGTGGTCGAGGCGACGAGACGCGAGAGGGCGACGACTGTCTGGGCTGCGGCGATGCCGGTTGCTCTCGCCTCCGGCGGCGTGAACTGGGAGGCGAGTGCGGCGAGGATGCCGTCGGTCGCGGCATAGAACATCCCGAGCAGCAGCAGGCAGGCGATCGTGAGCAGAGCGCCGTTGACCGGCAGCGCCGCAACGACGTAGGCCGCGAGCAGAGCGAGGTGCCCGACAACGAAAATGCGCGCGCGACCGACCCTGTCGGCGAGGCGTCCGAACGGGATCGCGAGGGCGAGGAACGTGAGATTCGTGCCCACGTAGAGCAGGGGGAAGTATTCCGCGGCGAAGGCTCCCCTGGTCTGGAGCAGGAGGTAGATGAAACCGTCGCCAATCGTGAGCAACCCGAGGAGCCCTGCCGCGACGAGGAGCCGCCTCAGCCGGGGATCGGTGAGCTGGTTCCACCGGAACCGTGGCGCTGCGGGTTGCGTCGCGGCGGGCCTGTCGGAACGCCCCTCGGAAGGCCCCTCGGAAGGCCCCTCGGCGGGGCGAATGTTCGGCACGACGATTCCGAGCAGTGCCACACCGAGAAGGGCGAAGGCGAGCGAGACGACGAACACGGTGCTGTAGCCATCGGGGATGAGGAAGAGGATGACGAACGCGAGCAGCGGTCCCAGCGCAGCACCAACCGTGTCGAGCATGCGGTGGGTTCCGAAGGATCGGCCGAGGTTGTCTGGATCCGATGACGCGCTGATGAGCGCATCGCGCGGGGCCGTCCGGATGCCCTTCCCGAGCCGGTCGACCGTGATGACGGCCGTGAGCGCGGCGAACCCGCTCGCGAAGAGCAGTCCGACCCGCGCGAGCGCCGACAGCCCGTACCCGAAGAATGCCACCCACTTCGGTTGCCCGCCCCGGTCCGATGCCCAGCCGGCAGCAATGCGCACGAAGGCGCTGATGCCCTGGTAGATGCCGTCGAGGAAGCCATAGGCGATGGTGGATAGCCCGATGACTCCCGTGATGTACAGCGGCAGGATTGCCGATACCGACTCGGACGAGATGTCCGTGAGCATGCTCACGATGCCGAGGGTGATCACCACCGATGAGACCTTGGCACCCCTGCCGGCGCCCTGGGGGCGCATGTCGTCGGGTGCGCTCCTCAGCGAAATGTACACGCGGCCTCCCCGGTCATTTCGCGGTGAACACGCCCACGACCGTGTACGCGGTGCCATCGGCACGTTCCGCAACGGTCAGGGTGATGTTGTCGGCCCCGCGGGTGAATACGAGCGCGGTCGAGCCGGCCACGGCATCCGTCTCGCGTTCGGTGAGGCCCAGCGAGGTGAATACGGCCCGGTAGTGATCGATAACGGCGTTGGCGGCATTCGTGGAACGTGCGGTGAGCCCGGCCTGCACCCGATCGCCCTCGACCGCGAGAGAGGTGCTGTCGACCTCCGAGTCGGGGGCGACGGGGATAACATCGCGCGGGAATCCCTCGACAACGTCGCCCTCGGCCGATCCCGACTCCGGCAGCGGGGCCGCGACGAGCGACCCTTCGTCGGCCGGCAGTGGAAGCGGCGGAGTGGATGCCTCACTGAATTCCGGAACCTCGGAGCTCCTCTCGACAGTGGAAGTCGACGCGTCCCGGTCGCCCGAACCGGCGGGACCGATGATCGCGATCACGATCACGGTGATCACAGCGGCGGCCGCGAGGACGATGATCGTGATGACCACCGGGCGGCGCCTCATGCGCGCCGCTCGCGGCGGTGAGAGCACACGCCGAACCCGGTCGCGGCGGCGCTGGCGACCGTCTGCGCAGTGAAAGGGTTCGGGTTCCCGGTCATAGTAGAAGTTGAGGCTATCAGTTGTCTCATGACGAGTGCCCCCCTTGAATTGACTGGAAACCGGGCGGTGCAGCTTCACCAGCTCCGGACCCACGCACGACACGGAGCCGCCAAGGTGAGAGACAATTGGGTGACCGAGGCGGCATGACCTATGTGCCGGGATGAAGGGAGCCACAGGTGCAGCGACGCAGCTTCATCTTCGGCACGGCAACGGGCCTCACCCTCGTCGCGGTGAGTGCGTGCACCGGCCCAGAGCCGGAACCGCGACCAACGCCGACCGCGACCCCCG comes from the Marisediminicola antarctica genome and includes:
- a CDS encoding glycosyltransferase family 2 protein; its protein translation is MIDCLVIVVAYKSAGDLPGLIESIPPAMSALSWRAIVVDNYGDDDLRQRLSGYDHVTVIDAGANLGYSGGLNHGMAHAESSRFTLFLNPDLLLEPAAASALVSACDTAGVVAAVPLVLDESGAPQPSLRREPTVLRSAGEAVFGDRWPRRPHWLAEMIRDRDEYASPAPVDWATGAALLVRTSTIELVGEWDHTRFFLYSEETDYGRRIRGSGGRILFTPSAVVRHRGAGSGTSHQLEALLAVNKVRYFRKWHGPIATAAFFGVAVLHNLLRLGRPAARASLTALLSPRARRALPGSSR
- a CDS encoding cell wall-binding repeat-containing protein, which translates into the protein MSVPAGITVSRIGGLDRYAVANAISRKAFPWGAGTVYVSSGDNYPDALSAAPAAIVQDAPLLLTRPSALPSSVIAEIRRLAPRKIVVVGGPAAVSQVVFAALNRLAPTMRISGTDRYASSRAIAHYAFGAEGTRGAYISAGANFPDALTSGSPAGSNGVPVLLVDGSANSVSTATKGLLHDLDVDGVKIAGSTAAVASGIATSLASTGITVERFHGADRFATSLSINKDAYSQSATAYLATAYNYPDALAGSVLAGRNSAPLFIVPPTCVPVAVLAQFTLLGVRNVVLLGGAGALGNGVATLTPCGRVPAPAPAPAPVSSGWPDASNTGVPAGVALKPYSGPFNITKAGTVIDGYDIKGALTISASDVTIKNSRVTGRIDTGDANKNPRTMIQRVEIIGPYNSAADGGFAAVGYTGFTCDGCNVRGWGKGFALSEDVVVKNSWVHDIVVHGDPANGGSHNEAIISLGGSNFQILNNRLDAGDAPNVSASLAMYSQMEAFNNVLVQGNLFDGGGYCVYAGLGGSYGASNTKFIDNTFGNKYSSKCGGYGPAVAYESGNGNAWTGNVLQSTGALVATPGRG
- a CDS encoding MFS transporter, producing the protein MYISLRSAPDDMRPQGAGRGAKVSSVVITLGIVSMLTDISSESVSAILPLYITGVIGLSTIAYGFLDGIYQGISAFVRIAAGWASDRGGQPKWVAFFGYGLSALARVGLLFASGFAALTAVITVDRLGKGIRTAPRDALISASSDPDNLGRSFGTHRMLDTVGAALGPLLAFVILFLIPDGYSTVFVVSLAFALLGVALLGIVVPNIRPAEGPSEGPSEGRSDRPAATQPAAPRFRWNQLTDPRLRRLLVAAGLLGLLTIGDGFIYLLLQTRGAFAAEYFPLLYVGTNLTFLALAIPFGRLADRVGRARIFVVGHLALLAAYVVAALPVNGALLTIACLLLLGMFYAATDGILAALASQFTPPEARATGIAAAQTVVALSRLVASTTFGLLWFLYGSQAAVIGVAVALAIVIPVVALLLRRPARVRADA